A region of the Drosophila subpulchrella strain 33 F10 #4 breed RU33 chromosome 3L, RU_Dsub_v1.1 Primary Assembly, whole genome shotgun sequence genome:
ataaaaatatctcaCCTCTATTGCTTTGTTGCCCCAGCCCATGATTTGTCCAGTGCCAATGTAGGCCACCGAGGTGGGCATCTCGCCCCACTAAaatgcattaaaaatataccatTAATATACTTGCAACGTAATAACCTAGCTGGATTCCCCAATGACTTGCCTGCAGCACAATGTTCTTGGAAACCCGGCCCACAGTGTTCACATAGACGCCCTCATTGTCGTAGCACAGCAGCAGTTGCATGCCATTCGAGTTCGGAAGCGCCACAATACAATGCGGAATGATTGCACCCTGAGTCTGCAGAAATAGTAATTATTTAGCAAGCCATTACAACACACTCCTTAGTCAAGCCAACTTACATGCTTGGGAAGATAGATATCGTATACTTCAGCTGAATCTAAATCAACCGCATGGAAACCCTCGGCGGAGCCATAGATCACCTTCAGTCTCGACTGATCCTCAATGGTGAGATCGACCAAAAGCGGGCGATGTTCCAATTCACCAAAATTCTAAGAAAATTTTTCGTTTAACGATTATTTAAGTATATAACTTGAATTTTAAAGACCCACCTTAAATGCCATAAATTTGTGATATGGTTTGGGAGCCCATGCATAAATTTCAATAGAGTCTTTTAATGCAATCACTAGGAACTTAATCCTCTCGTATTTGACAATCTTAAAATGTACAGCACCTTGTAGATCACCCACGTTAATCCAACCGTTGCGACGCTCCACTTGCTGTGGgtacaaattatattaaattggATGGTAAGTGTTCCAATTTAAAACTCACATCGGAGAGTCCATCGGTGCGCAAGATCTTCGACTTGAGCCAGGACAAGTAGTAGACACGCACTCGGTTTTTCTTTCCAGATATGGTGACCAATATATTCTGACCCTCTAGCACCTCCATTTGTTGGAAACGGCGTCGCGAGATGAGCTGGTAGACCTGTGACGAAAAGCATTCATTAGATAATGATTCTTATAAGCTTTCTTAAAAACGTGAATTCTTCAGGCAAGTTATTTCAATCGATAACTCACCTTGCCCTGACCGGATCGGTCCAGCAGCATCAAACCATTCTCCGTTCCGATCAGCAGGTTGACGCCCCAAAGCGCCGCGCACAGGATCTCCGAGTTGAAGCGCTTCTTATACTTACGGATTTCGGGCGTATCGTTGGCCGCCTCGTGGGAGGTGGGCGTTACGTTGACATTGACATGCGACTCCCGGCGCGAAGGACCAGAGCCGCCGGCCCCGAAGCCAAAGGTCAGGAAACTGCGCTGCTTCTGTTGCAGGGCGTAGGCGTGCGGGGGCAGCGGATTGGAGATCGAGGCCGAGGACGTCGAGGAGCAGGGCGTCAGGTGGTGCAGGTTCGCAGAGGAGGAAGAAGCAGATTTGTGCAAGAGATTAGTAATACTGCTGGAGGAGCGCGTCTTGCTGATCGAATTCTTGGGCGAATTCTGGCGCGAATTCGAGGACGAGGAGGCGAGCGATATAGTCGATTGTGGCGAATGATTGCTGCTAGTAATCACGCCGCCCACAACGCTACCGCCCCCCAAACCGAgaccgccgccgccgcttcCGCTGCTAGCGATAAACGATTTCGATGGCGTGGAATGCACGGATGAGCTAATGGCCGCCTGATACTGGTTAATCGATATAAGTTTCGATTATTTCGATTGTTCGGGTTTTACATTTCATTGGTTTTAAGTAGACCATTGTTTGTTATCCGTACGTTTTGATTAtttgatgtttttttttagatttcaTTATCGATATATTTCGATTATTTCGATGATTTGAGTTTTTACATTGGGTTTGATTGGTTTTGGGTATTTTTTATACAGAGAGAAAAGAAAAATAGAAAAAGTGCAAGAAAAATTTCAATTAGTCTTGAGATGtcaacttaaaataaataaataaaataatttacacATGCAAGGTTTGGGTGTGTGTTTCGGTTTATGTGGGCATAAAGGCAGCATTACAAAAGTAAATTGTTTGGTGTTGTTGGGTGTGTTATGTGTGGATGCTTAGActaacaataaattaaaatgtagcgGAAACTCAGACAATGTTAACAGTGATGGAAAAAAGGCGAAAATGTATTAggataaacaaaaacaaaataaaaatcgatATGTGATTAGTCTTTCCCCAGAGGCCATTGGTAAATATAaggaaaaatgttttaaaaataatttgtgtgtttattgtgttttgaaAACTTTTTGGAAGCCTTTCTTCCAGTGTAtgttgtatgtatgtatgtggaTGTGTGTAAATTATAGTTGCACTGTAGACGAAAAATTAGCGAAAAGGACTGGCTGCTATACAACGCAGAAGACAGTGGATCGCATTGGAAGCTCCAcagttaaaattataatattgtaTTTACAGAGAAAAACTAAAGTCATTCCTAGTGCTGGGAAATAGATGTACAGAAAATGTGTGAAAAATTATCTTCAAGATTACCATATCCTTTAAAGAGAACAGAGCTATACACATAGAGAACATATGACACATTGTGATAATGTGATGAAAAATCATAAGTTggagaaaaataaaactataCACAAAAGTATTTTCTTGTTTTGGTAGTTGTTGggatttgtttgtttttttttttataagagagcaaattatacaaaataaagAGCATTTTGTCGGTTTGGGGACTATTCGTTCATACTTACTATTGtaatgttttgtttgtttgtttttgattggtaatttgtaatttgttaaaatatatCGTAGTGGCCATCAGCTCAAACGTTGCGGAAAGACAAAGCACAATTAAGAAGAAGAAATTTGTTTAAACGTTTTTGGTTctatattttgtattgttcacggtaaataatttttactaaGTCATGCACTTGGTAAGAGCTTCATACGAGCATGCAAATTATTTTGAATTCTCAAAATTTGTCGACCAATTCATTGTTTACCCTCTTCATAATGAACTTTGCTCCACGTCAAAGAAATATGTTATATATGCTAGAGATGTTCTTTAACTTAGGGATTAGACACATATATATTAGGGGTTAGGAATAAACTgacaaaatcaaaaaaaaactcagttgatattaaattaataattagcTTTGATgactataaaaatatatttcaaggCAAATACAAAACATACTTTTATTGTGTTCTACTTTtacattaaaaacatttaaaaaataatacaagaaaattagttttgaggATTTTCAAATAATTACTCAGGTTAGTACATTATGAGCCACCATACGGAAGTGTTCTGATTCAATCAATATTAAATGTACTTTGAGGTGGAATTGTAAAATAAATGACTGATAATGAACTTTTTTATGATTCTGCTATCGAACCGGAAGATCTTCAGCGGTATTTTCTTAACCATGAATCCTAACAGAGATAATGGAAATGAATCGGCCTGAACGACAGACGGAACGATACAACGAAATATATATTATCACAATAAATAAACTCAACGTGGACACAAGGGTTACGAACGTACAAAAAACACAATGAAAAATCGATTAAAACGAAAAAGACAAGAGGACGAAAGTGGAGTATTTATGGGGCATATTACTCACCTCCTCACTGGATGATTTATCATGGCGTGGTGGCGTTGCCGGCGACGCCTGGCTGAGTAGATCCGGCAGGACGCTGCTGGTCCTTGTCCCAGGAGTTCCCAATCCAGTGCCATCGGCGCCCACGCCGCTGCTGCCACCgcctcctccgccgccgcctccTCGATTCTGTGTGGGAACATATAGTACAGATTTAGTATATCAAATAAATCCAAACTTTACAAACAATTGTAATGAAATTTtagagagatagagagagtGGGGTTATAGAATGTCGGAACAGAAACAGAACAACGAAATGAGTCAAAGAACGTACAAAAAAGAGATTCAAGAGCAGCAGcacaaaataaatgaatgccAATGAGACACTTTGAGGTTGCCTAATGATGACCCCTCCACTACTAAGCCTCGAATTTTAGCCGCATAAGGATAATAGGTAAAGATACAGATAGAGTTGTGGGTGCGGGTTGTGTGTGTATCCTTTTATACAGAGAGCTTACAGACTATAACATTTATAGGTATCGGTATCGAGTCCTCTGTGTACctcaaaattgttttaaagCTAACACTTAAACTAAATTAGCAACAGATTTCAGATTCAGCGCAGCAGGCAGAACGTGGCTCAAGttgcaaaaacaatctctCAGGTTGGGGGCGGTGTGTATTATTTATGTTTCTTAATTAACTTTTCCTCTTGCTAACCAAACCAGCAAACTTTTTAATTGATTTCGAGTTTGTCTTTGTACAGAGAAAAGctttaaaacaattttgagCGAAAGCAATAGAATATACAGATGATACAGAGCAGCATTCTAATTTACAGAGTTACATGAGGCAGCAAGAGACAGTgggtaaatatatataaactattatccatttaaaatacaaaaaaagtgTTAATATTTTTGGAATATATGTAATTAAAAACCCTTCAAATATATCAGTgtctttaatatttatttaaataattcaatcaatatttaaaaaccaattaataccaaatagtttatttttattttactatttAATACATTGAAGTTGATTTTACTGCTTTTAAACGATCACTGAGCTGCCTCAAATACTAAAATTCAATCATAAAAGTTTATCGACACCGTATGTTTAACATTTAAACAGGAAGTTTAGGATAGCTTCAACCTGCACTACGGGTATTAAGCTGATCTCATTAGCATTCGATACTTTTGCCTCTTTTTCGGGATTTTTCATTATACACATGATTAGAATACCGATTTTCGACTGTCTACCGGTTATTTGCATTAGTTAATCAGAGTTCTTAAGCGTATTAGATAGCCTTAATTACGGTTGCGGTTAGCTTAAGTCCTAAAATGGCGTGGCTTCTGATTGATTAAAGGAAATTATACAAAACAAATGAGAATGCAATaagtaatttaaatataaaaccaaATAAAACCAAACATGCTCAAGCAATgaaaagcaaaataaatacatatttttaagttaattCCTAGatgttttttttacatttccaGCTGTTTTTTGATTAGCAACAATGGGTGTGTAttgttttaattattgttttatGTACGAGCTATTAGTTTAAAgtgcgtgtgtgtttgtgtggaTGAGGTGAGTATGGAGGTAGCGAGCCAAATGGTAAATTTCAGCCTTGTTTTTTGGGTAGTTTGGGTTTGGTTTACGTTTCTGGCGCCAAGACAAAACACAATTGAAtgggataaatatttttgcaatATTCTTTTTGGTGAGTTATGTTCGCAGCATATTTTTTTGGAATAAATGTTTGCCTCTCTGTTGATTTGGTTGTTTTTTGTGCGAGCTGAGAACGTTtacctgctgctgctgttgctgctgcagttgctgttgctgctgcagttgctgctgctgctgctgttgcagttgctgctgctgttgcagttgctgctgcctTTGGGCGCGAACGGCAGCATTTTGCAGCACAATGACGGATTCAGTCTTTTCGCGACGCAGTCGCAGGAAATTAAAGTTGCCCAGGGATTTGGAGGGTTTCGGAGCAGCTCCCTTGGTGGCAGTAGTAGTAGTGGCAGCAGTAGTAGTAGTTGTGGCAGCACTGGCTCCTGGTTTACCAGTTCCTGTGGAGGCTGCTGCCGTTGCTCCTGGTTGGGCATTCTCCTTGCTcttgctgctgatgctgctgttgTAAATGCTGTTCCTTTGGTACACGGCACTCGATCTCTGGAGCTGATGGGCCTGCGTGGAGGGCGCCgccgatcccgatcccgatcccgcCGTGGTTCCAGAACCAGCAGAACCACTCAGCACCGCCGAGTGTCGCTTGGTCAGGGGGAAGAAATCCGAGCTCTCGCGTCGAAAGCCACGCACAAAATTCATCGGCAGTCGGGAATCCGAATCCTGGCGCTTATGCGCCGTGGTATTGGAGCCGCCACTTCCGCTTCCGCTTCCCGATCCCGATCCTGATCCTGATCCTTGTTCTTTGGCAATACTTTGGCTGGCACTTGGTTCCGCCGCCTTCAGCGGCTGATAACCCCTGGGAACGGGTCTCGTGATGGCCTCCGCCACACTGGCCCTCTGCAGCTTCGTCTCCACCTTCAGCGTACTCAGCTGGGAGCTTCGGCTCAGGCTGGCAGTGGTGGTGGGACTGCCACGTCCACTGCCCCTTGGACCAGGGCTTCCGTTCTTGGGAAAGAAGCGATCGAAGTCCCAGTCCCTCAGCAAATTGGATTCATCACCGCGACGCGACGGAGTCACATTCGCCTGCGATGTGGAGGCGGACTTTTGCAGGCGGTTTATGTTCTGCTCTAGTTTCTATTCGGGGGGATATTTCAGGTTCAGGGAGGAGTAGTAGTAGTTGTTGTAGTAGTGAGTACGCAGCAAGAGAAGAATGGTGTTAAGTTGGTCTGGTTTTAATACTTGTAGGCTTCTAAATATCGATTAAAAGAGAGCTTGGTTCGTCCCCACCCACCACAGCATGGAAAGTTTTTCATGAATTCTGCTCTTCATTCCGGTAGGTTACTAAATATACACGAGGGTTGATATATAATATTGCAGATATTccagaaatatatatatatagcaaACCCAAGTATTCGAAAGATATATGGGGTGTGTGTGCAAATGTGCATATATattcatatgtatgtacaatatCTCGATCGTGTCAACATTCTATGCACCAGTGCATTAATGTTTATAAACTTGCAAACATCACACATGGCTCAatcaaaatatacaaaaaaagtTGGTAacgaaaatttagaaaataaatttgtacAAAGAAAGAAAAATTCACGAAAAAGATTTCACACTGTTTACGCCATTAAAttactataaaaaatatatatgtatatagatCAAATCAagattaatttaaattcatatAAATTTAGTAGGAAAATCAAATCATATTTTAGGCTAGTCTTAAGTAACTCTTTTAATTTAGAGAACCACAACCAGGTTGAACTTAGTTTATATTAGCCTGTTTGAGATTAAGTTGTAATCTATagattgtttttaatttgtttgggTTGGCAGACCTTTAACCCTACAAAAGCTagtttacatattttttgtaCAATTGTCACCGATTCACAATGCATATTCCTATGGCTCATTCTGCCCTAGCCCTCACTGATTGCATCTCATCGGAAGAAATCAAAACTAAGAACTAAACTAAACAAAGATTCATACGCATATATGTAAGGATATAGAAGTTGATTTCGGGGGTATATGGATATGGTGCAACTTACGCGCTTCATGATCAAAGTTCGATCTCCGGCCTGATCGTCGTCATCGGGCGTGGGTGGCAGTGGGCGGTTGGGCGGCCCACCGCTGCCATGACTCAGGGGATTTGTCGTATTGGCGTCCTCGGAGACGGGTCCCAAACCGGGCCTATATGAAAATTCGGGTCTGAACATAACGAAAACCAAAAGAAAAGCCAAAAACAAatcgaaaacgaaaaaaaggGGCGGCAAATCGTTGTTGACGATGGAAATGAAATGGGAGTGGGTTTTTCATTTGGGTGTAGTTGTGGGTGTGGTTGGGGTGTAATTAATGGGGTGTTTAAATAAGTGAGAGACAAGAATGTTGTGAAGTCGGGTTAGTATTCAGAGAGAGAGATGATGTGTTCTTCCTAATCAGGGACCGCAAAtaggttttatattatattataacaGCCTAATCACTGAAATTTATTTCACTATCAAGTTATACTAACGTTTATGGCGATAATCTTATGACCGGAAATAATGATCCCATTCTGTGGGTGACTTTGATTTTGCTAAGTGCTTTAATTCAAGGagaatatttataatatcTCAGGATGCTTACGTTATCAACTACATTTTTCTTAAATGAAATACtttaaataattcaaaaaATACTATATCATTGGAATACAATTAAAAAGTAAACATTCTTAAGAAATTCCCGATTGCGGTCCCtagtgttttttaattttcaactGTGAACCACTTTTGCATCTTCGATTTGTGGAATTTTGCTGCAAACTGCCACGCCCCTTCTTTGCGGTTGTACTTACAGCGGTTTGGGCGGATCGCTGGCCAGTAGGGTTCCATCGTTCCTGGCCCGATCGTTGGGCTCATCCGGCTCGCTGTCCGAATCGCTGCTGTCCAACGGATCCAGCGGATTCACCGGCTGTCCCAGATGATTGTTCGACTGCTGTGGCAGTGCGGCGGCCGGTTTGGACGAACCGCCTCCAGATGCCGATCCCCCGGAGGAGGACAGACCGCTCGACTGACGATTGTTGCGAGGAGGCGCCTCCGGCTGGGCCTGCTGCTGGGATCCCTGGCCACCGGCGGCTGTCTGCGGCTGTGGCTGTTGGGAGAAGACCACGCCCAATTCACTTAATTGTGCTGCTAACACATCCAAatgatcctacagttttacattacatttgttttgtttttttcaggGGCAGGAGgatttgtgtgtgtgtagtTTTTGTGTTGTGTATTTTGTTGGGTGTGTGTGTTGAATTGCACATGATACCACAGTTTTTCGgattttcgttttatttttcgagAGGGGGAATGGGAACGAAAAGTAAGAGAGCATTAGATTGGTTTTTCCTCCGATACGGTACTTATAGATAAAAACGATCAAACACACGCCAGGCGAAAAAAGTGTTTTTGGATCCAGCAGAGCATTACATAGAATCGGTTAGAAAGCTCGGTTGTTAGTCTTTATCTACGTTAGGTGGATGAATATATTCCCATTTCGGCATATTACTTTACGCCGTAACAGCATTAGAAACGCATCAATCAAACAGGAAACTCTATGCTCCAGGTATCAATCTACTTGGGGGGTTAGTCAATCGGTTGAGTTATGGAATCTTTACGCTTTGGAAGTTTAGTTCTCAAGTGGCACGTGCAAAAGGTGTTGATTTTGGGGTTCAAGAGTTACGAGGTGGGTTTTGTGTACCTCCATTACAGTAATTTTGACGAAGGTCCAAAAGGGGGAATTTTTAAGGTTATACACATGGAAAACATTCGACGAATAGAGAGCGTTGCAGAACTTTTAGgtaatatattaatatgatCTTAAAGaaacacttaaaatttttataaaaaatagttCTGAAACGCACTCtatattttaatgtatgcAAACTTTATAGGAAACTCAAGCAGTAAACAAAACAGAAAAGATGCGACAGGCTTGAACTGAAAATCGTAGGACATACCTCAGGTCTCCTTGGTGGtaactgttgttgttgtagtcATGATTGTTGTTGTGTTTATTAATATCAAGTGTTCGTTTTGTTGTAATCGTGTGCGGTTCGGAAATCATACGTTGGTTTAACGGCGCAACGGGATGATGTACACATGAGTCAAATCATAAATCGAGAGTTACGCATATAATATATACGGGTTATCAATGCATATTGGTATATGGTAtacgtatatatatttatatttatagatTATGTAGGCGCACATaacatgaaaataaaagagatATAAATTAGGATAAGATATGGTATGGTATCGACTTTTACATGGTTAACAAATATGGGTTAAACTAAAGCATTAAACTACATCAAGGGCGGGGGTTTCAAATTACGGGTTACGGACAGAGCATCCTTGCAGAGTTGCCCCAACTATATATAAGCCGGTGGTATTATGCTTTCCCCATTTGAAAGTCATTGCTCTGGAGACCTCCCCATGAGATCGGATTTCCCGATTGCCGCCTTATCGGCCCTGCCCTTTCGCTGTTAATCTACGCCCGATACGCACCGATGGCTTGAAGTTATTCTGCGAAttgcgctgctgctgctgcggcgtCTGTCCCGCCGGCTCGCCGCACTTGGGGGTCGGTGGCAATGGCCGATTGGCGTGCGGCGGATCCGGCACCACGATCAGGCGCTGTGGCGGTCTTGCCGGCGGACCCGGCTCCTCAACTTGCTGGCGCTGTAATGGGAAAATGACAGAGGTTTCATTTCGTTTGTACTTGAAATATTTACAATCCTCAAAATACTCCAAACGATTTATCATCAtactataaatataattaaatgtgGATATGAAACTGAAATCTAAAGAAGAATTCGCggttttaaacatttttggaaatatttaCGTGATGACCTATCATTGAGAACTGAGAAACTGTCACTTTCTATCAGTTACAAAAATACTGTGATGCTTGACCTTCGAGgactgaagaattcgcggtttGAAACAGTTGTAAAAATACTTTTGTTATGTTTGAACTTTAAGATCTAAAGACTTATCATTGAGAATTGAGAAACTGTCACATTCTATCAGTTACAAAAATACTGTGATGCTTGACCTTCGAGgactgaagaattcgcggtttGAAACAGTTGTAAAAATACTTTTGTTATGTTTTAACATTAAgatctaaagaattcgcgctTCATCACAGTTTTTGACATAAGCTTCAATTGATCACTGATCAATCACCCGAAATAATCTTGGAATCCCTGGGCGACCTTTCTCCTTACCGATGGCGGTTTCGGCTGGCGATTGGCCTGTGGCTGCTGGGCCTGCGCCTGCTGCTGGGCGGCCTGTTGAGCCTGTTGGGCTGCATgggctgccgctgctgctgccgccgcctgctgttgctgctgctggagttGCGCCTGAGCCTGGGCAGCGGCATGAGCGGCCGCCGCCTGAGCCTGTGCCTGGGCCATCAggtgatgctgctgctgctgctgctcggcGGCCAGGCGACCCTCCTGGATCTGCTGGAAGTTGCGGCGCAACGTATCGCCACCCGGTGCCTGGACAATGGAGCTGTGCTCACCGGCCAGCTGCGgctcgtcgtcgtcgttgtcGGAGCCCGAGTAGCGATAGTCCTCGCGCTCCTTTTCCTGCTTGCGCTTCTTGCAGCGATCGATGTGATCCTTCAGCTGGATGCGCACCTGGCGATCTGTGGGCTGGTCCTTGATGAAGGCGTGCTTCAGCAGGTTCTCGGTGTAAGGCCGCTGGTGATAGTCCTTAACTGTTGGCGAAGTCATGGGATTAGTTATGGTTCTTATGGGATTATGATAAGTGAACAGGATGAGTCAAAGAGGAGACCATTAAAGCAGATGACTCACCTAGCACCGTGTCAATAAAGCCGTGGAACTTCTTGGACCACTTCTTCGATTTGAGCCTGGGTGGCGAGTTGCGCGGAATCAGGAAGAGGGCCCGCATCGGATGCAGATCGCAGAGCGGGGGCTGTGACTCAGCCATCTCCAGAGCGGTGATGCCCAGGGACCACAGATCGGAACGATTGTCGTACGTGGCGTCGGGATTCTCGTCGCAGGCAATGACCTCGGGGGCCATCCAGTAGGGAGTACCTTTATGATGGGAGGGAGTGGAGACAGAAAGCCAGTTTAGCAGGTAGGTCGATCGACAGTGGCAGGTGACTCATCATTTAGCTCACCGATGAATGTGTTGCGCCGGCCTATCGTGCGATCCAGCTGGGCGGACACACCAAAGTCCACCAGCTTCACCTCGGCGTTGTCTGTGAGCAGCACATTCTGCCCCTTGATGTCGCGATGGATGACTTTGTTCGAGTGCAGGTAGCTCAGGCCCCGCAGAATTTCGCGGCATATGTACGCGATCCACTCCTCCTTCAGGCTCTGACCCTTGGTGGACTTC
Encoded here:
- the LOC119555645 gene encoding mitogen-activated protein kinase kinase kinase kinase 4 isoform X1, producing MAHQQQQQLAPSVNCSLDDIDLTALKDPAGIFELIEVVGNGTYGQVYKGRHTKTGQLAAIKVMDVTEDEEEEIKLEINVLKKYSNHRNIATYYGAFIKKSPPGKDDQLWLVMEYCGAGSVTDLVKSTKGQSLKEEWIAYICREILRGLSYLHSNKVIHRDIKGQNVLLTDNAEVKLVDFGVSAQLDRTIGRRNTFIGTPYWMAPEVIACDENPDATYDNRSDLWSLGITALEMAESQPPLCDLHPMRALFLIPRNSPPRLKSKKWSKKFHGFIDTVLVKDYHQRPYTENLLKHAFIKDQPTDRQVRIQLKDHIDRCKKRKQEKEREDYRYSGSDNDDDEPQLAGEHSSIVQAPGGDTLRRNFQQIQEGRLAAEQQQQQHHLMAQAQAQAAAAHAAAQAQAQLQQQQQQAAAAAAAAHAAQQAQQAAQQQAQAQQPQANRQPKPPSRQQVEEPGPPARPPQRLIVVPDPPHANRPLPPTPKCGEPAGQTPQQQQRNSQNNFKPSLPPRRPEDHLDVLAAQLSELGVVFSQQPQPQTAAGGQGSQQQAQPEAPPRNNRQSSGLSSSGGSASGGGSSKPAAALPQQSNNHLGQPVNPLDPLDSSDSDSEPDEPNDRARNDGTLLASDPPKPLPEFSYRPGLGPVSEDANTTNPLSHGSGGPPNRPLPPTPDDDDQAGDRTLIMKRKLEQNINRLQKSASTSQANVTPSRRGDESNLLRDWDFDRFFPKNGSPGPRGSGRGSPTTTASLSRSSQLSTLKVETKLQRASVAEAITRPVPRGYQPLKAAEPSASQSIAKEQGSGSGSGSGSGSGSGGSNTTAHKRQDSDSRLPMNFVRGFRRESSDFFPLTKRHSAVLSGSAGSGTTAGSGSGSAAPSTQAHQLQRSSAVYQRNSIYNSSISSKSKENAQPGATAAASTGTGKPGASAATTTTTAATTTTATKGAAPKPSKSLGNFNFLRLRREKTESVIVLQNAAVRAQRQQQLQQQQQLQQQQQQQLQQQQQLQQQQQQQNRGGGGGGGGGSSGVGADGTGLGTPGTRTSSVLPDLLSQASPATPPRHDKSSSEEYQAAISSSVHSTPSKSFIASSGSGGGGLGLGGGSVVGGVITSSNHSPQSTISLASSSSNSRQNSPKNSISKTRSSSSITNLLHKSASSSSANLHHLTPCSSTSSASISNPLPPHAYALQQKQRSFLTFGFGAGGSGPSRRESHVNVNVTPTSHEAANDTPEIRKYKKRFNSEILCAALWGVNLLIGTENGLMLLDRSGQGKVYQLISRRRFQQMEVLEGQNILVTISGKKNRVRVYYLSWLKSKILRTDGLSDQVERRNGWINVGDLQGAVHFKIVKYERIKFLVIALKDSIEIYAWAPKPYHKFMAFKNFGELEHRPLLVDLTIEDQSRLKVIYGSAEGFHAVDLDSAEVYDIYLPKHTQGAIIPHCIVALPNSNGMQLLLCYDNEGVYVNTVGRVSKNIVLQWGEMPTSVAYIGTGQIMGWGNKAIEIRSVESGHLDGVFMHKKAQRLKFLCERNDKVFFSSAKGASSCQIYFMTLNKPGMANW
- the LOC119555645 gene encoding serine/threonine-protein kinase mig-15 isoform X11: MAHQQQQQLAPSVNCSLDDIDLTALKDPAGIFELIEVVGNGTYGQVYKGRHTKTGQLAAIKVMDVTEDEEEEIKLEINVLKKYSNHRNIATYYGAFIKKSPPGKDDQLWLVMEYCGAGSVTDLVKSTKGQSLKEEWIAYICREILRGLSYLHSNKVIHRDIKGQNVLLTDNAEVKLVDFGVSAQLDRTIGRRNTFIGTPYWMAPEVIACDENPDATYDNRSDLWSLGITALEMAESQPPLCDLHPMRALFLIPRNSPPRLKSKKWSKKFHGFIDTVLVKDYHQRPYTENLLKHAFIKDQPTDRQVRIQLKDHIDRCKKRKQEKEREDYRYSGSDNDDDEPQLAGEHSSIVQAPGGDTLRRNFQQIQEGRLAAEQQQQQHHLMAQAQAQAAAAHAAAQAQAQLQQQQQQAAAAAAAAHAAQQAQQAAQQQAQAQQPQANRQPKPPSRQQVEEPGPPARPPQRLIVVPDPPHANRPLPPTPKCGEPAGQTPQQQQRNSQNNFKPSLPPRRPEPQPQTAAGGQGSQQQAQPEAPPRNNRQSSGLSSSGGSASGGGSSKPAAALPQQSNNHLGQPVNPLDPLDSSDSDSEPDEPNDRARNDGTLLASDPPKPLPGLGPVSEDANTTNPLSHGSGGPPNRPLPPTPDDDDQAGDRTLIMKRNRGGGGGGGGGSSGVGADGTGLGTPGTRTSSVLPDLLSQASPATPPRHDKSSSEEYQAAISSSVHSTPSKSFIASSGSGGGGLGLGGGSVVGGVITSSNHSPQSTISLASSSSNSRQNSPKNSISKTRSSSSITNLLHKSASSSSANLHHLTPCSSTSSASISNPLPPHAYALQQKQRSFLTFGFGAGGSGPSRRESHVNVNVTPTSHEAANDTPEIRKYKKRFNSEILCAALWGVNLLIGTENGLMLLDRSGQGKVYQLISRRRFQQMEVLEGQNILVTISGKKNRVRVYYLSWLKSKILRTDGLSDQVERRNGWINVGDLQGAVHFKIVKYERIKFLVIALKDSIEIYAWAPKPYHKFMAFKNFGELEHRPLLVDLTIEDQSRLKVIYGSAEGFHAVDLDSAEVYDIYLPKHTQGAIIPHCIVALPNSNGMQLLLCYDNEGVYVNTVGRVSKNIVLQWGEMPTSVAYIGTGQIMGWGNKAIEIRSVESGHLDGVFMHKKAQRLKFLCERNDKVFFSSAKGASSCQIYFMTLNKPGMANW